From the Gammaproteobacteria bacterium genome, one window contains:
- a CDS encoding 5-formyltetrahydrofolate cyclo-ligase, with the protein MNTNDTLREQKKRLRGQLKAARAGLGEAERKRYSATIVERVLALPEVQKARSCFIFVGIGEEIATAPLIDRLAAAGKTLYVPKIISKTEMIACPFRGWDDLRPAQLGIPTPTGTERYDGPIDVVITPGLGFTASGARIGYGAGYYDRWFATHKVGAKIALAFEAQILPDLPTHDGDLPVDMLVTEQRTITVKA; encoded by the coding sequence ATGAATACCAATGACACCCTGCGCGAACAGAAAAAACGGCTGCGCGGGCAGTTGAAGGCGGCCCGCGCCGGCTTGGGCGAGGCCGAGCGCAAGCGGTATTCCGCGACCATCGTCGAGCGGGTGCTGGCCCTGCCGGAGGTGCAAAAGGCCCGCAGCTGCTTCATCTTCGTCGGTATCGGCGAGGAAATCGCCACGGCACCGTTGATCGACCGGCTCGCCGCCGCCGGCAAGACGCTGTACGTGCCCAAAATCATCAGCAAGACGGAAATGATCGCCTGCCCCTTCCGTGGCTGGGACGATCTCAGGCCCGCGCAACTGGGGATACCCACGCCCACCGGCACAGAGCGTTACGATGGCCCCATTGACGTCGTAATCACGCCCGGTCTCGGGTTCACCGCGTCCGGGGCACGCATCGGATACGGCGCCGGTTACTACGATCGCTGGTTCGCCACGCATAAGGTCGGCGCCAAAATCGCGCTCGCTTTTGAAGCACAAATACTGCCGGATCTTCCCACCCACGACGGCGATCTCCCCGTGGACATGCTGGTCACCGAGCAGCGCACGATTACTGTAAAGGCATAG
- the rpsP gene encoding 30S ribosomal protein S16: MVSIRLARGGAPKRPFYHVIVTDSRKASGGKHLERIGFYNPMATKKEVAFQVDKSRVDYWLSKGAQPTPRVASLISAHQAA; the protein is encoded by the coding sequence ATGGTAAGCATTCGTCTGGCTCGTGGGGGCGCCCCGAAGCGTCCGTTTTATCACGTCATCGTAACCGACAGCCGCAAGGCAAGCGGGGGCAAGCATCTGGAGCGCATCGGCTTCTACAACCCCATGGCGACGAAAAAAGAAGTCGCCTTCCAGGTGGATAAAAGCCGCGTCGACTACTGGCTGTCCAAGGGCGCCCAGCCCACCCCGCGTGTTGCCAGCCTGATCAGCGCGCACCAAGCCGCCTGA
- a CDS encoding FRG domain-containing protein, giving the protein MKQIDLKTWEEFEDHVLQLEHERSERKKVTNRYISDYLFRGQSDSSWELSTTLERYAGRLLSLEEYYQIVLATKPQVETFTGARWEIPSKPEYLQKIEEVGFLTFGRFPAYEYFVYLRHHGFPSPLLDWTRSPFVAAYFAFKDHQSSETSTSIFAYCEYTAGNKTGSSSHPEITGLGPYVRSHRRHFQQQSHYTICTINQGSNLSYAQHDDVFAENSEDQDELWKFNIPSSERLKVLKRLELYNINAFSLFGSEESLMETLSFREILFRNEK; this is encoded by the coding sequence ATGAAACAAATTGATCTAAAAACTTGGGAGGAATTCGAAGATCACGTTTTACAATTAGAACACGAACGCAGTGAGCGCAAGAAAGTAACAAACCGTTATATTTCAGATTATTTGTTTCGCGGTCAATCTGATAGTTCGTGGGAACTTTCTACTACGCTTGAACGCTACGCGGGCCGTTTATTGAGTCTAGAGGAGTACTATCAAATAGTACTCGCGACGAAGCCACAAGTTGAAACCTTTACTGGGGCTAGATGGGAAATACCGTCTAAGCCTGAGTATCTGCAAAAGATAGAAGAAGTGGGCTTTTTGACTTTCGGTAGATTTCCCGCATATGAGTATTTCGTTTATCTTCGCCATCACGGTTTCCCTTCGCCTCTGCTTGACTGGACACGATCGCCTTTTGTTGCGGCGTACTTCGCCTTCAAAGATCATCAATCGTCAGAAACTAGTACCTCTATTTTCGCTTACTGTGAGTACACTGCAGGAAACAAAACAGGGTCAAGTTCACATCCGGAAATTACTGGTCTTGGCCCTTATGTACGAAGCCATCGCCGTCACTTTCAACAACAGAGTCATTACACGATTTGCACAATAAACCAAGGTAGTAACCTTTCTTATGCTCAACATGACGATGTTTTCGCTGAGAACAGTGAAGATCAAGACGAATTGTGGAAGTTCAATATTCCAAGCTCGGAACGACTTAAAGTCCTCAAGCGCTTGGAGCTATACAACATTAATGCCTTCTCGCTTTTCGGTTCAGAGGAAAGTCTTATGGAGACTCTCTCCTTTCGCGAGATATTATTCCGAAATGAAAAATAA